The following coding sequences are from one Cardiobacteriaceae bacterium TAE3-ERU3 window:
- the mnmA gene encoding tRNA 2-thiouridine(34) synthase MnmA, giving the protein MNDFIPDKQATIAVGISGGVDSSVTAYLLKEAGYHVVGIFMKNWEESFSAGYCTVEEDIEDARDVCETLGIELHTVNFVKEYHERVFKLFLDEYAAGRTPNPDVLCNREIKFAELAHYAAEIGADYLATGHYARRGQHDGQAALFKGVDAGKDQSYFLHQMTPAQLAKALFPLGGMEKSEVRRIAEQAGLITFDKKDSTGICFIGERPFREFLAQYLPAKPGKMETAEGIWIGEHMGLMYYTIGQRQGLGIGGVAGASDEPWYVLDKDLARNVLVVGQGEHPLLYHRRLRAGQLSWLNEVPEAGRSYTAKVRYRQQDQACRVVIDGDVMMVTFDEPQRAVTPGQYVVIYDGARCLGGGVIEERFQDGGE; this is encoded by the coding sequence ATGAATGATTTTATACCTGACAAGCAGGCAACAATTGCGGTAGGGATTTCCGGCGGAGTTGATTCGTCGGTGACGGCGTATCTGCTCAAAGAAGCAGGCTATCACGTGGTCGGGATCTTTATGAAGAATTGGGAGGAGTCTTTTTCCGCCGGTTATTGCACGGTGGAGGAAGATATTGAAGACGCGCGTGATGTGTGCGAGACGCTCGGCATTGAGTTGCACACGGTCAACTTCGTCAAGGAATATCACGAGCGTGTGTTTAAGCTGTTTCTCGATGAATACGCAGCCGGGCGTACGCCAAATCCGGATGTATTGTGTAACCGTGAGATTAAATTTGCTGAGCTGGCGCACTATGCGGCAGAAATTGGTGCGGATTATCTCGCGACCGGGCATTATGCACGGCGTGGGCAGCACGATGGGCAAGCAGCGTTATTTAAAGGTGTGGACGCCGGTAAAGATCAAAGCTATTTCTTGCATCAAATGACGCCTGCACAGCTTGCCAAGGCGCTGTTCCCACTCGGTGGCATGGAAAAAAGTGAAGTACGCCGCATTGCCGAACAGGCCGGGCTGATTACTTTTGATAAAAAAGACTCTACGGGCATCTGCTTTATTGGTGAGCGCCCATTCCGTGAGTTCTTGGCGCAATATTTGCCAGCCAAACCGGGCAAAATGGAAACTGCTGAAGGTATCTGGATTGGCGAGCATATGGGGCTGATGTATTACACGATTGGTCAGCGCCAAGGGTTGGGTATTGGCGGGGTTGCCGGTGCCAGCGATGAGCCGTGGTATGTACTGGATAAGGATTTGGCGCGCAATGTGTTGGTCGTCGGGCAAGGTGAGCATCCATTGCTGTATCACCGTCGTTTGCGCGCCGGGCAGTTGTCGTGGCTCAACGAAGTCCCTGAAGCTGGCCGCAGTTATACGGCAAAAGTGCGCTATCGTCAGCAGGATCAGGCTTGCCGTGTTGTGATAGATGGCGATGTGATGATGGTGACGTTCGATGAGCCACAGCGCGCCGTGACACCGGGGCAGTATGTGGTGATTTATGACGGCGCACGTTGTCTTGGCGGTGGCGTGATTGAAGAGAGGTTTCAAGATGGTGGTGAATGA
- a CDS encoding GNAT family N-acetyltransferase, with product MIHIKQAELADINVIANLFNQYRVFYGQATDLPLAKAFIGERMDNNESVLLLALDEENNALGFTQLYPNFSSVSACRVWTLNDLFVVQAARGQGVGRALMNAAKAYAKQTGARRLVLETAADNHTAQRLYESLGYQRESGVFHYSLSIER from the coding sequence ATGATACACATCAAGCAAGCAGAGCTGGCGGACATCAACGTAATTGCGAATTTATTCAATCAGTATCGTGTATTCTACGGGCAGGCAACAGATTTGCCGTTAGCCAAAGCATTTATCGGCGAGCGCATGGATAATAACGAGTCAGTTTTATTGCTCGCTTTGGATGAAGAAAACAATGCGCTTGGCTTCACCCAACTTTATCCCAACTTTTCATCAGTATCAGCCTGCCGGGTATGGACGCTCAATGATTTATTTGTCGTGCAAGCTGCGCGTGGTCAGGGTGTTGGGCGCGCATTGATGAATGCCGCTAAAGCATACGCCAAACAGACCGGCGCACGACGCTTGGTTCTGGAAACTGCGGCCGATAACCACACTGCACAAAGGCTCTACGAATCACTTGGCTATCAGCGTGAAAGTGGAGTGTTTCATTATTCATTATCGATTGAGAGGTAA
- a CDS encoding helix-turn-helix domain-containing protein translates to MQSKVKAMREANGWSQEQLAEMAGLSTRTIQRIENGQRAGLESWKSLAAVFETTIRDLQGENDMNTTVENTRLAEEETRALQEVRRLRGWYIGLMRYAAVMLFLLVVNWLISPDYWWVVWPALGWGLAIVLRGVTLFTPWRILGDDWERREVEKRIGRKL, encoded by the coding sequence ATGCAGTCCAAAGTCAAAGCAATGCGTGAAGCCAACGGCTGGTCGCAAGAGCAGCTAGCGGAAATGGCCGGCTTGAGTACGCGCACCATTCAGCGCATTGAAAACGGGCAACGCGCCGGACTGGAATCGTGGAAATCCCTTGCTGCGGTGTTTGAAACAACGATTCGTGACCTGCAAGGAGAAAACGACATGAATACGACAGTAGAAAATACGCGATTAGCAGAGGAAGAAACCAGAGCATTACAAGAGGTGCGCCGCTTGCGCGGTTGGTATATTGGCTTGATGCGCTATGCTGCTGTGATGTTATTTTTGTTGGTGGTTAACTGGTTGATCTCACCAGATTATTGGTGGGTGGTATGGCCAGCATTGGGCTGGGGCTTGGCTATCGTTCTGCGCGGGGTGACCTTGTTTACGCCTTGGCGGATTTTGGGCGATGATTGGGAACGCCGTGAAGTGGAAAAACGCATTGGCCGTAAGCTATAA
- a CDS encoding anaerobic C4-dicarboxylate transporter, with product MLIFEFMLLLLFLYAGSRFGGIGLGVVSGIGLLFEVFVLRMPPTAPPINVMLIILAVVTCASILEAAGGLKYMLQIAERILRSNPKRITILGPIVTYLMTLMLGTGHAVYSVMPIIGDIALKNDIRPERPMAAASVASQLGITGSPISAAVIYYLGEIIRLPGFENVTLLNIVAVTIPATFCGVIALSLYSLRRGKELKDDPEYQRRLQDPTWRERIMNTTSTTLDEKLPSSARNAVLLFILALISIVVVAMVPSIRTLNAEQGPWASSDAAVVPAVAAGKTSVSLPAYALEEGALRVTGEGASVAEKNGIFTINVPERVKPGETVQVSLIKKGETEPTDVVLTRGADKPVSMTLIIQMMMLGFGGVILLATRTNVQKVPNGVVFKSGMVATIAIFGIAWMSDTYFSYAMPQFKGAVMEMVSQYPWAFAFALFAVSVVINSQAATGRMLLPVGIGLGLPAPLLIGLMPATYGYFFIPNYPSDIATINFDVSGTTKIGKYYFNHSFMAPGLVGVVTACIIGVMLSNVFIG from the coding sequence ATGCTTATATTTGAGTTTATGCTCCTGCTACTGTTCTTGTATGCAGGTAGCCGTTTTGGGGGAATTGGCTTGGGCGTCGTCTCGGGCATTGGCTTGTTGTTCGAGGTATTCGTTCTGCGTATGCCACCAACGGCACCTCCAATTAACGTTATGTTGATTATTTTGGCAGTTGTGACTTGTGCTTCTATTCTTGAAGCTGCTGGAGGCTTGAAGTACATGCTGCAAATTGCAGAACGCATTCTGCGTAGCAATCCAAAGCGGATTACGATTCTCGGCCCAATTGTGACCTATTTAATGACTTTGATGCTTGGTACTGGCCATGCAGTCTATTCCGTGATGCCGATTATTGGCGATATCGCATTGAAAAATGATATACGCCCAGAGCGCCCAATGGCTGCGGCTTCAGTTGCCTCACAGCTTGGTATTACCGGTAGCCCAATTTCAGCTGCAGTTATTTACTATCTTGGTGAGATCATTCGTTTGCCGGGATTTGAGAACGTGACGCTGCTCAATATTGTCGCTGTCACTATTCCGGCTACATTTTGTGGCGTGATTGCATTGTCACTTTACAGCTTGCGCCGTGGTAAGGAATTGAAAGATGACCCTGAATATCAGCGTCGTTTGCAAGATCCTACCTGGCGTGAACGCATTATGAATACCACCAGCACCACACTTGATGAAAAACTGCCATCATCAGCGCGTAATGCGGTGCTGCTGTTTATCCTTGCTTTAATTTCTATTGTGGTCGTTGCTATGGTACCGAGTATTCGCACGCTCAATGCAGAGCAAGGACCGTGGGCTTCAAGTGACGCAGCTGTTGTGCCAGCTGTCGCTGCTGGTAAAACCAGCGTTTCCCTGCCTGCTTATGCTCTGGAAGAGGGGGCGCTCCGTGTGACTGGCGAGGGCGCTAGCGTGGCAGAAAAAAATGGTATCTTTACGATTAACGTTCCTGAGCGCGTCAAGCCGGGTGAGACCGTCCAAGTTAGCCTGATCAAAAAAGGCGAAACTGAGCCGACTGATGTCGTCCTAACTCGTGGTGCTGACAAGCCGGTTTCCATGACGCTAATCATTCAGATGATGATGCTGGGCTTTGGCGGCGTCATCTTGCTTGCGACCAGAACCAATGTGCAGAAAGTACCAAATGGTGTGGTGTTCAAGTCAGGTATGGTTGCGACTATCGCCATCTTCGGTATTGCGTGGATGAGTGATACCTATTTCAGCTATGCGATGCCGCAGTTTAAAGGTGCCGTCATGGAGATGGTTAGCCAATATCCATGGGCATTTGCGTTTGCATTGTTTGCCGTATCAGTCGTGATTAACAGCCAAGCCGCTACCGGGCGTATGCTATTGCCCGTCGGGATTGGGCTTGGGTTACCTGCGCCATTGCTTATTGGCTTGATGCCAGCAACCTACGGATACTTCTTTATTCCGAACTATCCGTCAGATATCGCAACCATCAACTTCGATGTTTCCGGTACAACTAAAATCGGCAAATATTACTTTAACCATAGCTTTATGGCTCCGGGCTTGGTTGGTGTTGTAACGGCCTGTATTATTGGCGTCATGCTGTCTAATGTATTTATTGGCTAG
- a CDS encoding metallophosphoesterase has protein sequence MIYDIIGDIHGQADKLKGLLQQLGYRHNGQYFVPPANHQALFIGDFIDRGGKELETLQIVFAMLDAGVAQAVMGNHEYNALAYATLDKVANDGSYLREHKESNHKQHKAFLREAPFGSELHQFWLQRFYELPLWIETEEACFVHACWDSDSMAVLKPLLTKKHCLTPQALQATGQKRTPAFDALENVLKGIEMQLPDGIRFKDKNGISRSRMRMKWWMDRHDKTLREVSMAAPSDLAQVPEDVPVPVVDFELKTDKPVFIGHYWAHGEPAILSEQVVCVDYSAALEGGYLTCYQFDTENPLPLSNGCFVQYRHD, from the coding sequence ATGATTTACGACATTATTGGCGATATTCACGGTCAGGCGGATAAACTCAAGGGATTATTGCAACAGCTTGGCTACCGCCATAATGGGCAGTATTTTGTACCACCAGCCAATCATCAAGCGTTGTTTATTGGCGATTTTATTGATCGTGGCGGCAAGGAACTGGAAACGTTGCAAATCGTCTTTGCAATGCTTGATGCTGGTGTGGCGCAAGCGGTGATGGGCAATCATGAATACAATGCTTTGGCTTATGCCACGCTGGATAAAGTGGCAAATGATGGCAGCTATTTGCGCGAGCACAAAGAGAGTAACCATAAGCAGCATAAGGCTTTTTTGCGTGAAGCACCATTTGGTTCAGAGTTACATCAATTCTGGTTGCAGCGTTTTTATGAGCTGCCGCTGTGGATTGAAACAGAAGAAGCGTGCTTTGTTCATGCCTGCTGGGATAGCGACAGTATGGCTGTGCTCAAGCCGCTGTTAACCAAAAAACATTGCCTGACGCCGCAAGCACTGCAGGCTACAGGGCAAAAGCGTACGCCAGCGTTCGATGCGCTGGAAAACGTGCTGAAAGGAATTGAAATGCAGCTGCCCGATGGTATTCGCTTTAAGGATAAGAATGGTATTTCGCGTAGCCGCATGCGCATGAAGTGGTGGATGGATCGGCATGATAAAACGCTGCGCGAAGTCAGCATGGCCGCACCATCAGATCTGGCGCAAGTGCCGGAAGATGTACCGGTGCCTGTTGTCGACTTTGAATTAAAAACAGATAAGCCGGTTTTTATCGGCCATTATTGGGCGCATGGTGAACCGGCAATATTGAGTGAGCAGGTGGTCTGTGTGGATTATTCTGCGGCACTTGAAGGTGGTTATCTGACTTGCTATCAATTTGATACAGAAAACCCTCTTCCTTTATCCAATGGTTGTTTTGTGCAGTACCGACACGATTAA